A window of the Gossypium hirsutum isolate 1008001.06 chromosome A05, Gossypium_hirsutum_v2.1, whole genome shotgun sequence genome harbors these coding sequences:
- the LOC107960896 gene encoding glycine-rich cell wall structural protein: protein MGSCRVIGAAFLVLLLVDLAFAARSFKAVGKGGGAGGGGGGGSGAGGANGLGSGSGYGSGYGSGSGSGYGSGAYGSGGGGGGGGGGGGGGGGGGGSSGSGSGSGYGSGSGSGYGSGGGIGGGGGGGGGGGGGGNGGGSGYGSGSGYGSGSGYGSGGGRGGGGGGGSGGGGGGGNGSGYGSGSGYGNGSGYGSSGDDDYSILKLAFECLSKCSLNMGSSKVIGAAFLALLLVDLAFAARLGKGGGGGGGGGGGGGGGSGSGSGSGYGSGSGSGHGSGGGIGSGGGGGGGSGGGGGGGGGNGGGSGYGSGSGYGSGGGRGRGGGGGGGSGGGGGGGGGHGGGSGYGSGSGSGYGSGSGGGSGGGRGGGGGGGSGGGGGGGGGEGNGSGYGSGSGYGSGYGNGGG from the exons ATGGGGAGTTGTAGGGTTATTGGCGCTGCGTTCTTGGTTTTGCTCCTTGTAGATTTAGCTTTTGCTGCTAGGTCATTTAAGGCTGTAGGAAAGGGAGGTGGTgctggaggaggaggaggaggaggaagtgGTGCAGGTGGTGCCAATGGTTTAGGCTCAGGTTCTGGATATGGTTCAGGGTATGGTTCCGGAAGTGGCTCAGGATATGGTTCGGGAGCTTATGGTAGTGGAGGAGGTGGAGGGGGTGGTGGGGGTggtggtggaggtggaggtggaggtggtggCAGCTCCGGATCTGGTAGTGGGTCTGGATATGGGTCTGGATCTGGATCAGGGTATGGGTCTGGTGGTGGGATaggaggaggtggtggtggtggtggtggtggtggaggtggtGGCAATGGGGGAGGGTCAGGATATGGGTCCGGTTCAGGATACGGAAGTGGGTCTGGATACGGAAGTGGTGGTGgtagaggaggaggaggaggtggtggcagtggaggtggaggtggtggaGGCAATGGTTCAGGTTATGGAAGTGGTTCAGGATATGGAAATGGGTCAGGTTATGGTAGTAGTGGAGATGATGATTACTCA ATTTTAAAGCTTGCTTTTGAGTGTTTGTCTAAGTGCAGTTTGAATATGGGAAGTTCAAAGGTTATTGGTGCTGCATTCCTGGCTTTGCTCCTTGTAGATTTAGCTTTTGCTGCTAGGTTAGGAAAGGGAGGTGGTGGGGGTGGGGGTGGGGGAGGCGGAGGTGGCGGCGGCTCTGGATCAGGCAGTGGCTCTGGGTATGGGTCAGGATCTGGATCAGGGCATGGGTCTGGTGGTGGGATAGGAAGTGGTGGAGGAGGTGGTGGTGGCAGCGGTGGCGGCGGTGGTGGAGGCGGTGGCAACGGAGGTGGGTCGGGATATGGAAGTGGGTCTGGATATGGAAGTGGAGGTGGTAGAGgtagaggaggaggaggaggtggtGGCAGTGGAGGTGGTGGTGGCGGAGGTGGTGGTCATGGAGGAGGGTCAGGATATGGATCCGGGTCTGGGTCCGGATACGGAAGTGGGAGTGGGGGTGGAAGTGGAGGTGGTAGAGGTGGAGGAGGAGGTGGTGGCAGTGGTGGTGGAGGAGGCGGAGGTGGAGGTGAAGGCAATGGTTCGGGCTATGGAAGTGGTTCTGGGTATGGTTCAGGGTATGGTAACGGTGGAGGATGA
- the LOC107959507 gene encoding flavonol synthase/flavanone 3-hydroxylase, whose product MEVERVQAIVSSSLAKDNTPLEFVRPEDEQPAITTFHGPIPDIPVIDINHPDQDHIIHLVANASRDWGIFQVVNHGIPFDLIQKLQQVGKEFFDLPQEEKEVYAKPPGALTLEGYGSKIGEDVNGKKNWADHLFHKIWPASCINHQFWPKNPPSYRAVNEEYAQEVRKVVDKLFKWLSTGLGLEADVLKQGVGGEEIEYLMKINYYPPCPRPDLTLGVTSHTDLSAMTVLVPNEVPGLQVFKDGHWIDAKYIPGALIIHIGDQIEILSNGKYKAVLHRTTVDKEKTRMSWPVFLEPPGEFVVGPLPQLVDPQLPPKYKPKKFKDYSYCKFHKLPQY is encoded by the exons ATGGAGGTGGAACGAGTCCAAGCCATTGTTTCTTCATCTCTAGCTAAAGACAATACCCCACTAGAGTTTGTTCGACCCGAAGATGAACAACCTGCAATTACAACATTTCATGGTCCCATCCCTGACATACCTGTTATCGATATCAACCACCCTGATCAGGATCATATCATCCATTTGGTTGCCAATGCTAGCAGGGATTGGGGGATATTCCAGGTTGTGAACCATGGGATACCCTTTGATCTAATTCAAAAACTGCAACAAGTTGGAAAGGAGTTCTTTGATCTCCCTCAGGAAGAGAAAGAAGTGTATGCTAAGCCTCCGGGTGCACTCACCCTTGAAGGCTATGGAAGCAAGATCGGGGAAGATGTTAATGGAAAGAAGAACTGGGCTGATCACCTTTTTCATAAGATATGGCCAGCTTCATGCATTAACCACCAGTTTTGGCCCAAGAATCCTCCTTCTTACAG AGCAGTGAACGAGGAGTATGCACAGGAGGTGAGGAAGGTGGTGGATAAACTGTTCAAATGGCTGTCAACGGGGCTAGGGCTTGAAGCAGATGTTTTGAAACAAGGAGTAGGAGGTGAGGAGATTGAGTATCTGATGAAGATAAATTATTATCCGCCATGTCCACGCCCTGATCTTACTCTTGGGGTTACATCCCACACTGATCTTTCTGCCATGACTGTGTTGGTGCCCAACGAGGTCCCTGGATTGCAGGTCTTCAAGGATGGCCATTGGATCGACGCCAAATATATCCCCGGCGCCCTTATTATTCACATTGGCGACCAAATTGAG atactAAGCAACGGGAAGTACAAGGCAGTGCTGCATCGAACAACAGTAGACAAGGAGAAAACGAGGATGTCATGGCCCGTATTCTTGGAGCCTCCAGGGGAATTTGTCGTTGGCCCACTTCCTCAACTCGTTGATCCCCAACTTCCTCCTAAATATAAGCCTAAGAAATTCAAGGACTATAGTTATTGTAAATTTCACAAACTACCCCAGTACTGA